One part of the Perognathus longimembris pacificus isolate PPM17 chromosome 10, ASM2315922v1, whole genome shotgun sequence genome encodes these proteins:
- the LOC125358879 gene encoding histone H1.10 translates to MSVELEEALPPTGAEGARKAARGGPAAPARKRKSRKKNQPGKYSQLVVETIRRLGERGGSSLARVYAEAKKVPWFDQQNGRTYLKYSIRALVQNDTLLQVKGTGANGSFKLNRKKLEAGAGRGAASPPPAAPQAGRAAPQAGRAAAGARADTRPAGARPDRRAPPQGKGAGAPKAAAAGAKKVKKAAKPSVPKVPKGRK, encoded by the coding sequence ATGTCGGTGGAGCTGGAGGAGGCCCTGCCGCCCACCGGCGCCGAGGGGGCCCGCAAGGCGGCCCGGGGCGGCCCGGCGGCCCCGGCCCGCAAGAGGAAGAGCCGCAAGAAGAACCAGCCCGGCAAGTACAGCCAGCTGGTGGTGGAGACGATCCGCCGGCTGGGCGAGCGCGGCGGCTCCTCGCTGGCCCGGGTCTACGCGGAGGCCAAGAAGGTGCCGTGGTTCGACCAGCAGAACGGGCGCACCTACCTCAAGTACTCGATCCGCGCGCTGGTGCAGAACGACACGCTGCTGCAGGTCAAGGGCACCGGCGCCAACGGCTCCTTCAAGCTCAACCGCAAGAAGCTGGAGGCCGGCGCGGGCCGCGGGGCCGccagcccgccgcccgccgcgccccagGCCGGGCGGGCCGCGCCCcaggccgggcgggcggcggccggCGCGCGCGCGGACACCCGGCCCGCCGGGGCCCGGCCGGACCGCCGCGCGCCCCCGCAGGGCAAAGGCGCCGGGGCCCCGAAGGCGGCGGCCGCCGGCGCCAAGAAGGTGAAGAAGGCGGCCAAGCCCAGCGTCCCCAAGGTGCCCAAGGGCCGCAAGTGA